A stretch of the uncultured Desulfobacter sp. genome encodes the following:
- the traI gene encoding TraI/MobA(P) family conjugative relaxase yields the protein MISKRIQCEPQNDNIKRLGAYIGAGHEREKLFAKWTAGCYAGQDYDLAIDEIKATQAMNTRTKKEKTYHMVVSFHPEDFEKLSLEDFKDIEKEFAAALGFEDHQRLCGIHINTDHPHMHVAYNMIHKERYTRHDPFYDYYKRDKTCRLLEEKYKLKVDVGVEQQFSEYVKQRQSDVKHAFDNARDWQSLHEELALYGLTVQMRGNGCILAAIGHKQKDGHHIKLSDFDKNLSKKKLQDRFGSYEKSVGDYEVKEFFQREPKRENAKAKDFETKTGLKSFETFVLESKEFIAQAAINSDTWQDFHKELARIGLEVKPRGAGYVLTDIGGKTKKNSGLPFSKTGMRIVKNGIILELPKKGDMSNRRNTGQPGNLKILGKFESSQGGYTIENPYKFEPVKKLKSAKEREAWKIYIREHKQHNYNWIKFNKNFQRFYGEDYGM from the coding sequence ATGATATCAAAACGTATCCAGTGCGAACCCCAGAACGACAACATAAAACGTTTAGGGGCATATATAGGCGCTGGCCATGAAAGGGAAAAGCTTTTTGCTAAATGGACAGCCGGCTGTTATGCCGGGCAGGATTATGATCTGGCCATTGATGAGATTAAAGCCACCCAGGCAATGAATACCAGGACCAAAAAAGAGAAAACCTATCATATGGTAGTCAGTTTTCATCCCGAAGATTTCGAAAAACTTTCCCTGGAAGATTTTAAAGACATTGAAAAAGAATTTGCGGCCGCTTTAGGCTTTGAAGACCATCAACGGCTCTGCGGAATACACATCAACACAGACCATCCCCACATGCATGTTGCTTACAATATGATCCACAAGGAAAGATACACCCGGCATGATCCTTTTTATGATTATTATAAACGGGATAAAACGTGCCGGCTCCTGGAGGAAAAATATAAGCTCAAGGTTGATGTTGGTGTTGAGCAGCAATTTAGCGAGTACGTGAAGCAGCGCCAATCAGATGTTAAGCACGCCTTTGATAATGCCCGGGATTGGCAGTCTTTGCACGAAGAACTTGCCCTTTACGGCTTAACTGTGCAAATGCGCGGGAATGGCTGTATCCTTGCTGCAATCGGCCACAAACAAAAAGACGGTCATCATATAAAATTAAGCGATTTTGATAAAAATTTGTCCAAGAAAAAACTTCAGGACCGGTTTGGTTCTTATGAAAAATCAGTCGGGGATTATGAGGTCAAAGAGTTTTTTCAACGGGAGCCCAAACGGGAAAACGCCAAAGCCAAAGATTTTGAAACTAAAACCGGGCTGAAATCCTTTGAGACCTTTGTTTTAGAATCAAAAGAGTTTATTGCCCAGGCGGCAATTAACTCTGACACCTGGCAAGACTTCCATAAGGAACTGGCCAGGATCGGTCTTGAAGTCAAACCCCGTGGAGCAGGTTATGTCTTAACGGATATAGGCGGTAAGACTAAAAAAAATTCAGGCCTCCCTTTTTCTAAAACCGGAATGCGAATTGTCAAAAACGGCATTATCCTTGAACTCCCAAAAAAAGGAGATATGAGCAATCGAAGAAACACCGGACAGCCCGGTAATTTGAAAATTTTAGGAAAATTTGAATCGTCTCAAGGCGGTTATACAATTGAAAATCCGTATAAATTTGAACCGGTGAAAAAACTCAAATCCGCCAAAGAAAGAGAAGCTTGGAAAATTTACATCCGTGAACACAAACAACATAATTACAACTGGATAAAATTTAATAAAAATTTCCAACGGTTTTATGGTGAAGATTATGGAATGTAA
- a CDS encoding S26 family signal peptidase — protein sequence MKYKILMPCSLLFAVCFFVSQYCYINVSASLPRGLYLKTSRAIGNGSFVVFHPTAAQQPLVSKYVKNIPLMKRVGALPGQVYRLPPASKTDSKGRAITPFSPKTGIVPSEQFVVIGDTKYSLDSRYLGFVPQSSIVDTITPLVVF from the coding sequence ATGAAATATAAAATCTTGATGCCCTGCAGTCTCTTGTTTGCGGTCTGTTTTTTTGTATCTCAATACTGTTATATCAATGTTTCAGCCAGTCTGCCCCGAGGTTTATATTTAAAAACCTCCCGGGCAATTGGCAACGGCTCCTTTGTTGTTTTTCATCCCACCGCGGCACAACAGCCTCTTGTATCAAAGTACGTTAAAAATATCCCTTTAATGAAACGTGTGGGTGCCTTACCAGGGCAGGTATACCGATTGCCCCCAGCCTCGAAGACAGACAGCAAAGGCCGGGCGATTACGCCTTTTTCCCCAAAAACAGGCATCGTGCCTTCTGAGCAATTCGTTGTAATCGGCGACACCAAATACTCGTTGGATAGCCGGTATCTTGGGTTTGTACCTCAATCTTCAATAGTTGATACAATCACTCCTCTTGTGGTTTTTTAA
- the trbB gene encoding P-type conjugative transfer ATPase TrbB — MSVVLDSLKHNLGPIVTQALDDDNVIEVMLNPDGKLWLDTFDKGMVEVSAIPASSASGILSQVASMLGAVVTKDSPVVEGELPLDGSRFEGLFPPVVANPTFTIRKKAINIFTLDNYVHSGIMSPNQQQIICDAIANKKNILVVGGTGSGKTTLTNAILAELANIASDERLVIIEDTSELQCLSKNKVMLRTNRNTNMQHLLKATMRLRPDRIVVGEVRGGEALDLLKAWNTGHPGGVCTVHANSCAGGLVRLQQLIAEVVPNPMDDLIQEAVDLVIFIKRTKEGRKIEDIAEIGNDYGFQSETQKLRILK; from the coding sequence ATGAGCGTTGTTTTGGACAGTTTAAAGCATAATTTAGGCCCCATTGTTACCCAGGCCCTGGATGATGATAACGTGATTGAAGTCATGCTCAACCCTGATGGCAAATTGTGGCTCGATACGTTTGACAAAGGAATGGTGGAAGTGTCCGCCATTCCTGCATCATCCGCCTCCGGAATACTGAGCCAGGTTGCGTCCATGCTTGGCGCCGTCGTGACAAAGGACTCCCCCGTTGTTGAAGGCGAGCTGCCCCTGGACGGCAGCCGGTTTGAAGGGCTGTTCCCTCCGGTTGTGGCTAATCCCACGTTCACGATACGCAAAAAGGCGATCAATATATTTACCCTGGATAATTACGTCCATTCCGGGATCATGTCACCGAATCAGCAACAAATTATCTGCGATGCCATTGCAAACAAAAAAAACATCCTGGTGGTGGGCGGAACGGGTTCCGGTAAAACCACCCTGACCAATGCGATTCTCGCAGAATTGGCAAATATTGCCAGCGATGAACGGCTTGTCATTATCGAAGACACCAGCGAACTGCAGTGCCTGTCAAAAAATAAGGTGATGCTGCGTACAAACCGGAACACCAATATGCAGCATCTTCTCAAAGCCACCATGAGGCTTCGGCCGGACAGAATCGTTGTGGGTGAAGTAAGAGGCGGTGAAGCCCTTGACCTGTTAAAGGCGTGGAATACCGGTCACCCGGGTGGCGTGTGCACCGTCCATGCCAATTCATGTGCCGGGGGACTGGTCCGGCTGCAGCAGCTGATTGCCGAAGTGGTGCCGAATCCCATGGATGATTTAATCCAGGAGGCGGTTGATCTGGTGATTTTTATCAAACGGACCAAAGAAGGCCGTAAAATTGAGGATATCGCCGAAATAGGAAACGATTATGGATTTCAATCGGAAACACAAAAATTAAGGATTTTAAAATGA
- a CDS encoding CopG family transcriptional regulator, which yields MKKDKREITLKSYVTEKEYCQIKLLAKQTGFSVSEYIRRILTGQKIESRLDQEAFLSALKVNADLGRLGGLFKYYLAQGFKNVPPSEIRKMLHDIEDRQRQLRPVISKIRDMV from the coding sequence ATGAAAAAAGATAAACGGGAAATAACCCTCAAATCTTATGTGACGGAAAAAGAATACTGCCAAATCAAGCTTCTTGCCAAACAGACTGGCTTTTCTGTCTCTGAATATATCCGCCGGATTTTAACCGGCCAAAAGATAGAATCAAGGCTGGACCAGGAAGCTTTTTTATCTGCGCTTAAAGTGAACGCTGACCTTGGCAGGCTTGGAGGGCTGTTTAAATACTATCTTGCCCAGGGGTTTAAAAATGTGCCGCCTTCAGAAATAAGAAAGATGCTGCATGACATTGAAGACAGGCAGCGGCAGCTAAGGCCGGTCATTTCTAAAATTCGGGATATGGTATAA
- a CDS encoding methyl-accepting chemotaxis protein, whose protein sequence is MFKRMTIAQKMTFGFGLVLLLTLLVAVIGYQGLSSVTDRVTKADNVNRMVRFILETRQAEKNFIIRKDEQYITTHADKIKKLLDQAESTKETFKDPENKDQMEQAISAIKDYNNAFGKYTQLEKSKNSQLKKMRETAGNVRQITEVLRSGQKQQLHQLLEDGSTDRAAIQDKISKADAANRMVKLLLNARRTEKEFIISNENRYIKENNDYQTRIIEEINQLKTQFHDRQNLNQLDSVARNLTDYQNAFQKFTDLVMQQLEFTNEMLDSARKADNVCRDARASQKSKMLNVISISNMVSIMATIIAILIGAVFALLITRGIIRQLGGEPSVISKIADLIAAGDLTHEFKTNEKQLYGVYASMKKMTDNLKIIFNDISQGVQTLTSSSTELAAVSQQMAAGAEQSSQKADNVSAAAEEMTTTMNSVAAATEQTSTNLQMIVAAAEEMSATINEISSNTATGSQTTTEAVAKAEHISRKVDDLGKAATEISKVTEAIADISEQTNLLALNATIEAARAGDAGKGFAVVAAEIKELAKQTAQATDEIGLKIREVQSTTTESVNAIKEIVEIIDNINSIVSSVATAIEEQSATTQEISTNVNQAASGVQEVNENVGQASTVAAEVTQDVHQVSQAANEVMNSTNNINESALELSKLAESLNAMLSRFKI, encoded by the coding sequence ATGTTTAAACGCATGACCATTGCACAAAAAATGACATTTGGATTTGGCCTTGTCCTGCTACTGACACTTCTTGTGGCGGTTATCGGGTATCAAGGTCTTAGCAGCGTTACGGACCGAGTGACAAAGGCGGATAATGTAAATCGGATGGTCCGCTTCATTCTCGAAACCCGCCAGGCGGAAAAGAACTTCATCATTCGTAAGGATGAACAGTACATTACAACCCACGCTGACAAGATTAAGAAATTGCTTGACCAGGCCGAATCGACCAAGGAAACCTTTAAAGATCCAGAAAACAAAGACCAGATGGAGCAAGCGATCTCGGCGATCAAAGACTATAACAACGCTTTTGGTAAATATACCCAACTTGAGAAGTCTAAGAACAGCCAACTAAAAAAAATGCGAGAGACAGCAGGTAATGTTCGTCAGATTACAGAAGTGTTACGCTCCGGACAAAAGCAACAACTGCACCAACTGTTGGAAGACGGTTCCACTGACAGAGCCGCCATTCAGGATAAAATATCAAAAGCGGACGCTGCCAACAGGATGGTCAAACTACTTTTGAACGCCCGAAGGACTGAAAAAGAGTTCATTATTTCCAATGAGAATAGGTATATTAAGGAAAATAATGATTATCAGACCAGGATTATTGAAGAGATCAATCAACTAAAAACACAGTTCCATGACCGGCAAAATCTTAACCAGCTTGATTCAGTTGCCAGGAATCTCACCGATTATCAAAATGCATTTCAAAAATTCACCGATCTCGTAATGCAACAACTTGAATTTACGAATGAAATGTTAGATTCGGCTCGGAAGGCCGATAATGTTTGCCGTGATGCCCGCGCCAGTCAGAAGAGTAAAATGCTCAATGTAATAAGCATTTCTAACATGGTAAGTATCATGGCGACTATCATAGCCATTCTCATTGGCGCCGTTTTTGCCTTATTGATTACCCGAGGTATCATAAGGCAGCTTGGTGGAGAACCTTCAGTTATATCGAAGATTGCCGATTTGATTGCAGCTGGAGATCTCACTCATGAATTCAAAACCAACGAAAAACAGCTCTATGGCGTTTATGCTAGCATGAAGAAAATGACAGACAATTTAAAAATCATTTTTAATGATATTTCTCAGGGAGTTCAGACATTGACATCGTCTTCCACGGAGTTGGCCGCTGTGTCGCAGCAAATGGCAGCAGGTGCCGAGCAGTCTTCTCAGAAGGCCGACAATGTATCCGCAGCAGCAGAAGAGATGACGACGACGATGAACAGTGTGGCTGCCGCCACAGAACAGACAAGTACAAATCTGCAAATGATTGTGGCCGCAGCAGAAGAGATGTCTGCAACAATTAATGAAATATCATCAAATACCGCCACGGGAAGCCAAACAACCACCGAGGCTGTTGCAAAGGCCGAACATATTTCCAGGAAAGTGGATGATTTAGGCAAGGCGGCTACTGAGATAAGCAAGGTGACTGAAGCCATTGCCGATATTTCCGAGCAGACGAATCTCCTTGCACTAAATGCAACTATTGAGGCTGCAAGAGCAGGCGATGCCGGCAAGGGATTTGCGGTCGTAGCTGCTGAAATAAAAGAACTTGCAAAGCAGACCGCCCAAGCCACCGACGAAATTGGGTTAAAAATAAGAGAAGTACAGTCAACAACCACAGAATCTGTTAATGCAATAAAAGAAATTGTTGAGATTATAGACAATATTAATTCGATTGTCTCTTCAGTTGCCACCGCCATTGAAGAACAATCTGCCACAACACAGGAAATTTCAACTAATGTCAACCAAGCGGCCTCGGGTGTTCAGGAGGTTAATGAAAATGTCGGCCAGGCTTCCACTGTAGCTGCAGAGGTGACACAGGATGTTCACCAGGTCAGTCAGGCTGCAAATGAAGTCATGAACAGCACCAATAACATAAATGAAAGTGCCTTGGAATTATCCAAGCTGGCGGAAAGTCTTAACGCAATGCTCAGCCGGTTCAAAATATAG
- a CDS encoding TrbM/KikA/MpfK family conjugal transfer protein: MKKFSATITIFLFWIVFLGETSLSWADDELTNEQKLACESILCLSSGDRPDECDPALNYFFSIKKRKLSDTRDARKSFLKKCPDSNAEGMPSLINVLVDYNCSACTVEQLNKNLVKVLISTGRNFSSISNHSSGFTVMAVDPELPAYCLKYYAAMNSNQYTAYSQYSQSQPVYIGSNIGRKVQDDDGNEYYVIYAKSRNEQAQIAEAISQNHWEWAN, from the coding sequence ATGAAAAAGTTTTCAGCAACCATTACGATTTTTCTTTTTTGGATAGTTTTTTTAGGAGAAACGTCTCTGTCATGGGCAGATGATGAATTAACAAATGAACAGAAATTGGCTTGTGAATCTATTTTATGCTTGTCTTCGGGCGACAGGCCGGACGAATGCGACCCTGCTTTAAATTATTTTTTCAGCATCAAAAAAAGGAAATTATCCGACACCAGGGACGCCCGGAAATCTTTTTTGAAAAAATGCCCTGATTCAAATGCAGAAGGAATGCCCAGCTTAATCAACGTCCTCGTTGATTACAACTGTTCTGCCTGCACTGTTGAACAGTTAAATAAAAATCTTGTCAAAGTGCTCATTTCAACGGGACGCAATTTCAGTTCTATTTCCAACCACTCTTCCGGGTTTACCGTAATGGCAGTTGATCCTGAATTACCGGCATATTGTTTAAAGTATTATGCCGCCATGAACAGTAATCAATACACCGCCTACTCACAATATTCACAATCACAACCGGTCTATATCGGTTCCAATATAGGCCGAAAGGTCCAAGATGACGATGGCAACGAATATTATGTGATTTATGCCAAGTCAAGAAACGAACAAGCCCAGATAGCTGAGGCAATATCACAAAACCATTGGGAATGGGCCAATTAA
- a CDS encoding type IV secretory system conjugative DNA transfer family protein gives MKKQEYGLKQAKAKKSRYPLLFPVCFLLWGFAFMSYATQTVAMALRYHPDLGRPVFDTYYLPWKVFEWNKYIIDTPVGNRVDLIFGAFVLSTAFGFFLILRKKPKGNLNLHGTATWAKKKELAAMGLDAKEGVYVGGFPLARGTKYLIHNGPEHILAFAPTRSGKGVGLVIPSLLAWPGSSVTLDIKGENYALTSGYRTKKLNHKILKFDPADETFSFAKWNPLAEVRINTNHAIADAQNIAQMICDPDGKGMKDYFTQAGYALLTGLILHVIVSKQAATLADVVAEITKSDNEGDVKNLLYAMIDKEHAQILKKRYPDMDTDLADNIQSTIDSYAGEAVIKADRELSGVVSTAVTNLSLYRDPIVAKNTSASDFFISDIMNSQNPVDLYLVVSPANLDRLRPLLRVFLNLALRKFTQKMEFENGQAVVGYKHRLLLMLDEFTSLGKLEIMQKALAFMAGYGVKAYIIVQDLSQLQEAYTRDESITSNCHVRIAYAPNKIETAKLLSDMTGKTTVVDKKTSVSGKRLGGMGNASVSVSEVARPLLTPDECMRLKGPVKDEKGGIKTPGDMLIFVAGYNTVYGQQILYFLDPVFQKRVRIPPPDFINISTLKGISNNEI, from the coding sequence ATGAAAAAACAAGAGTACGGCCTTAAGCAGGCCAAGGCAAAAAAAAGCAGGTATCCGCTGCTCTTCCCGGTTTGTTTTTTGTTGTGGGGCTTTGCTTTTATGAGTTATGCCACGCAAACCGTAGCCATGGCATTGCGATACCATCCTGATCTGGGCAGGCCGGTGTTTGATACGTATTACCTGCCCTGGAAGGTGTTTGAATGGAACAAATATATAATAGATACCCCGGTGGGTAATCGGGTTGATTTGATTTTCGGTGCTTTTGTCCTCAGTACGGCCTTCGGCTTTTTTCTGATTCTCAGGAAAAAGCCGAAAGGCAATCTAAATCTGCACGGCACCGCAACCTGGGCCAAGAAAAAAGAGTTGGCCGCCATGGGGCTTGACGCCAAAGAAGGGGTCTATGTCGGCGGTTTCCCATTGGCCAGGGGAACCAAATACCTGATTCATAACGGCCCGGAGCATATTTTAGCATTTGCGCCAACCCGATCCGGGAAAGGTGTGGGCCTGGTTATTCCGTCTTTGCTTGCCTGGCCGGGATCAAGTGTAACCCTGGATATTAAGGGCGAAAATTACGCTTTGACATCAGGATACAGGACCAAAAAATTAAATCATAAAATTCTCAAGTTTGACCCTGCCGATGAAACCTTTTCTTTTGCTAAATGGAATCCCTTGGCAGAAGTGCGGATTAATACCAACCACGCCATTGCCGATGCCCAGAATATTGCCCAGATGATTTGTGACCCTGACGGCAAAGGCATGAAAGATTATTTCACCCAGGCCGGGTATGCCTTGCTGACCGGGCTAATTTTGCATGTCATTGTATCAAAGCAGGCTGCCACTCTTGCCGATGTCGTGGCCGAAATTACAAAGAGCGACAACGAGGGGGATGTCAAAAACCTGCTGTATGCCATGATAGACAAAGAACACGCACAAATCCTGAAAAAACGGTATCCGGACATGGATACGGATCTGGCAGACAACATTCAATCAACCATTGACAGTTATGCCGGTGAAGCTGTGATCAAAGCCGATCGTGAGTTGTCCGGGGTGGTATCCACCGCTGTTACCAACCTGTCTTTGTACCGTGATCCCATTGTCGCAAAAAACACCTCTGCGTCTGATTTTTTCATTTCAGATATCATGAATTCGCAAAACCCTGTTGATTTATATCTGGTGGTATCCCCTGCCAACCTGGACAGGCTAAGGCCGCTGTTGCGTGTTTTTTTAAATCTGGCGTTAAGAAAATTCACCCAGAAAATGGAGTTTGAAAACGGACAGGCCGTAGTCGGCTATAAACACAGGCTCTTGCTCATGCTGGACGAGTTTACCAGCCTGGGCAAGCTGGAAATCATGCAAAAGGCCCTGGCGTTTATGGCCGGTTATGGTGTGAAGGCTTATATCATTGTCCAGGATTTATCCCAATTGCAGGAGGCCTATACCCGGGATGAATCAATTACATCAAACTGCCATGTCAGGATTGCATATGCACCCAACAAGATAGAAACCGCAAAGCTGCTGTCGGATATGACCGGCAAAACCACCGTGGTGGATAAAAAGACCAGTGTTTCTGGTAAACGATTAGGCGGCATGGGAAATGCCTCTGTTTCTGTCAGTGAAGTGGCAAGGCCGCTGCTTACACCGGATGAATGCATGAGGCTGAAAGGCCCGGTCAAGGACGAAAAAGGGGGCATCAAAACCCCTGGTGATATGCTTATATTCGTTGCCGGGTACAACACGGTATACGGTCAACAGATCCTCTATTTTTTAGATCCTGTTTTCCAAAAGCGGGTTAGAATCCCGCCGCCCGACTTCATAAATATTTCCACGCTCAAAGGGATTTCGAACAATGAAATATAA
- a CDS encoding ArdC-like ssDNA-binding domain-containing protein — translation MSKYQDQLNDFSKRVLEAIEKGDAPWQKPWEEGRLLELPKNLTTDQNYKGVNLINLAMSGYNDPRWMTFNQAKDMDCFVKKGQKASKGFFYSPARLEKELDDKGKPVLDENGEEKITKVNRPVFKTFSVFNATQIDGVEPYNHPEPAWKPEDKAEKLITSANVEITASQLDKAFYNFLTHSIETPDKSQFDDKSKYYSTVFHELAHATAHKSMMDRGVDYADKDSRAKEELRAEISSWLVCSQIGIGYSAESKESNKAYVSSWLKAIKPEDRAKELGFAIKDAEKIAEYLMGLDLEKGKTAKIEADIPQESSPLVKKEAERLQAKADQYRADQKNLFSYTEKITVAMSNPDLFDDLMPDHYKSDPLSAFNKELDDTQREIVTYLKNIVPSLERSEPSPSPQEPASFGDPERKQHLSKKSQTELDGERVYINVPYSEKDEAKALGAKWDKQEKSWFVKPGADQAPFQKWLEPARETQLDMNKVTAQFQDQASRLGLKIDSPQADGKLHRVPVDGDKGGKKSGAYTLYPDGRPAGFIQNHKTGEKANFKYEGELGKTVITSGNKQARAAEREHDHAAAAKKAFGIYINAEKTKSHPYLTDKKINGDKEYRVDKNNRLIVPAKNLKTNKIESLQFIGEDGQKQFLTGGKKSGNAYTIGELDEQKPILLAEGFATGKTLNDVSHLPAVVCFDANNLENVAKQIRELMPSAELFICADNDHAKKNNVGVEKAQKAAKAVGAKVIIPKFTDESKKLGYTDFNDLAKCKMGKSRVQSQLKSQIKYLSKDKGVGLER, via the coding sequence ATGAGTAAATATCAAGATCAGCTCAATGATTTTTCAAAAAGGGTTTTAGAGGCCATTGAAAAAGGCGATGCGCCCTGGCAGAAACCGTGGGAAGAAGGCCGATTGCTGGAGTTGCCTAAAAATTTAACCACGGACCAGAATTATAAAGGTGTAAACCTGATTAACCTGGCAATGAGCGGCTATAATGACCCCAGGTGGATGACGTTCAACCAGGCTAAAGATATGGATTGTTTTGTCAAAAAAGGTCAAAAAGCCTCCAAAGGATTTTTTTATTCACCTGCCAGATTGGAAAAAGAGCTTGATGATAAAGGAAAGCCTGTCCTTGACGAAAACGGTGAAGAAAAAATAACCAAGGTCAATAGACCTGTTTTTAAAACTTTTTCTGTTTTTAATGCCACCCAGATTGACGGTGTGGAACCATACAATCACCCGGAGCCTGCCTGGAAGCCGGAAGATAAAGCAGAAAAGCTGATAACATCTGCCAATGTGGAAATCACCGCGAGTCAGCTTGATAAGGCGTTTTATAATTTTTTAACCCATTCCATAGAAACGCCGGACAAATCACAGTTTGACGATAAATCAAAATATTATTCAACAGTATTTCATGAATTAGCGCATGCCACGGCTCATAAATCCATGATGGACAGGGGCGTTGACTATGCGGATAAGGATTCCAGGGCCAAGGAAGAATTAAGGGCGGAAATATCAAGCTGGCTGGTGTGTTCTCAAATCGGCATTGGCTATTCTGCCGAATCAAAAGAGAGCAATAAAGCGTATGTTTCGTCCTGGCTGAAAGCCATAAAGCCGGAAGATCGGGCAAAAGAACTCGGGTTTGCAATAAAAGACGCTGAAAAAATCGCTGAATACCTTATGGGGCTTGATTTAGAGAAAGGTAAAACAGCAAAAATTGAAGCGGATATCCCACAGGAATCAAGTCCTTTGGTAAAAAAGGAAGCGGAACGATTACAGGCTAAAGCAGATCAATACCGCGCTGATCAAAAGAATTTGTTTTCGTATACGGAAAAGATAACCGTAGCCATGAGCAACCCCGATTTGTTTGATGATTTAATGCCCGACCACTATAAAAGTGATCCGTTATCAGCATTTAACAAGGAACTGGATGATACCCAGCGTGAAATTGTAACCTATCTAAAAAATATCGTTCCTTCCCTTGAGAGGTCCGAACCTTCCCCTTCCCCCCAGGAGCCTGCCTCTTTTGGTGATCCTGAACGAAAACAGCATCTATCTAAAAAATCGCAAACAGAGCTTGATGGAGAAAGGGTGTATATCAATGTGCCGTATTCAGAGAAAGATGAAGCCAAGGCATTAGGTGCAAAATGGGATAAACAGGAAAAATCCTGGTTTGTTAAGCCAGGCGCCGACCAAGCTCCTTTTCAAAAATGGCTCGAACCTGCCCGGGAAACCCAGCTTGATATGAATAAAGTAACCGCGCAATTCCAGGACCAGGCTTCAAGGCTCGGCCTAAAAATTGACAGCCCCCAGGCGGACGGCAAGCTGCACCGTGTTCCTGTTGATGGTGATAAGGGCGGCAAAAAATCCGGAGCATATACGCTTTATCCCGACGGCAGGCCTGCGGGGTTCATTCAAAACCATAAAACCGGGGAAAAAGCCAATTTCAAATATGAAGGAGAACTCGGCAAAACAGTCATTACATCAGGAAATAAACAAGCACGGGCAGCCGAGCGGGAGCATGATCACGCCGCAGCAGCTAAAAAAGCGTTCGGCATTTACATCAATGCAGAAAAAACCAAGTCCCACCCATACCTTACAGATAAAAAGATCAATGGCGATAAAGAATACCGGGTTGATAAAAACAATCGGCTGATTGTCCCTGCCAAGAATCTTAAAACCAACAAAATCGAATCCCTACAGTTCATCGGCGAGGATGGGCAAAAGCAGTTTCTTACCGGCGGGAAGAAATCGGGAAATGCTTATACCATAGGCGAACTCGACGAACAAAAACCCATACTTCTGGCCGAAGGCTTTGCAACCGGAAAAACCCTTAATGATGTGAGTCACCTTCCGGCGGTGGTTTGCTTTGATGCAAACAACCTGGAAAATGTGGCCAAACAGATCCGTGAATTGATGCCCTCGGCTGAGTTGTTCATTTGTGCTGATAATGATCACGCCAAGAAAAATAATGTGGGGGTGGAAAAAGCCCAAAAAGCAGCCAAAGCCGTTGGTGCGAAAGTCATTATCCCCAAATTTACGGATGAGTCAAAAAAACTTGGGTACACGGATTTCAATGACCTGGCCAAGTGCAAGATGGGCAAAAGCCGGGTTCAAAGTCAGTTAAAATCCCAAATCAAATATCTTTCCAAAGATAAAGGCGTAGGGCTTGAACGATGA